A window from Listeria seeligeri serovar 1/2b str. SLCC3954 encodes these proteins:
- a CDS encoding siphovirus Gp157 family protein produces MKLYELADNYLYVQELLEENKTDALEDTLDAITDGFHDKAEKVAKIIKSLLADAETASIESKRLLKRKQALENNAAKLKIYLQTEMERLEIKKINSPLFTIQIQKNPASVEIVEEALLEEFFLVQEPKIDKKRIAELLKAGEVIDGAILVESESLRIR; encoded by the coding sequence ATGAAATTATATGAACTGGCAGATAATTACTTATATGTGCAAGAGCTTTTAGAAGAAAATAAAACCGACGCTCTAGAAGATACACTAGATGCGATTACAGATGGTTTTCACGATAAAGCAGAGAAAGTTGCTAAAATAATAAAATCACTACTGGCCGATGCTGAAACAGCTAGTATAGAGAGCAAACGATTATTAAAAAGAAAACAAGCTTTAGAGAATAATGCAGCTAAGTTAAAAATTTATTTACAAACAGAAATGGAAAGACTGGAAATTAAAAAAATCAATAGTCCGCTTTTTACTATTCAAATCCAAAAAAATCCGGCTAGTGTCGAAATAGTAGAAGAAGCATTATTAGAGGAGTTTTTCTTAGTGCAAGAACCAAAAATTGATAAAAAACGGATTGCGGAATTACTAAAGGCTGGAGAAGTAATAGACGGGGCGATACTCGTAGAAAGTGAATCACTTCGAATTAGGTAA
- the srtB gene encoding class B sortase, with the protein MKVKSFFGKSITLIVLAVFLFSGWKIGSELYENHHNRTILDDAKSVYTKQVTAKSVNGEVREEVKSLQKLNKDMAGWITLEDTEIDYPILQSTDNNYYLHHNYKNEQARAGSIFKDYRNTNEFLDKNTIIYGHNMKDGSMFADLRKYLDKDFLAAHPTFSYESALQNYEVEIFAVYETTTDFYYIETEFPKKQDFANYLQKVKLESIYQTDVQVTAKDRIITLSTCDTEKDYQKGRMVVQGKLVAK; encoded by the coding sequence ATGAAAGTAAAATCGTTTTTTGGGAAAAGTATCACCTTAATTGTTTTAGCGGTCTTCCTTTTTTCTGGGTGGAAAATTGGCTCTGAATTATATGAAAATCATCATAATCGCACAATACTAGATGATGCCAAGTCTGTTTATACGAAGCAAGTAACGGCTAAAAGCGTAAATGGTGAGGTGAGAGAGGAAGTTAAATCACTTCAAAAGCTTAATAAAGATATGGCTGGTTGGATTACTTTAGAAGATACAGAAATTGATTATCCAATTTTGCAAAGTACCGACAATAACTATTATTTACATCATAATTATAAAAATGAACAGGCAAGAGCTGGAAGTATTTTTAAAGATTATCGTAATACAAATGAGTTTTTGGATAAAAATACAATTATTTATGGGCATAATATGAAAGATGGTTCCATGTTTGCTGATTTAAGGAAATACCTCGATAAAGATTTTTTAGCTGCACATCCGACTTTTTCTTATGAATCGGCACTCCAAAATTATGAGGTGGAAATTTTTGCGGTCTATGAAACGACGACTGATTTTTACTATATCGAAACAGAATTTCCGAAAAAACAAGATTTTGCCAATTATTTACAAAAAGTAAAACTAGAATCTATTTATCAAACTGATGTGCAAGTAACAGCGAAGGACCGGATTATTACACTTTCCACTTGCGATACAGAAAAAGATTATCAAAAAGGACGCATGGTTGTTCAAGGGAAATTAGTAGCAAAATGA
- a CDS encoding ABC transporter ATP-binding protein, whose amino-acid sequence MEVKGVSFSYNLVEPTLKNVSFTIQKNKINTIVGPNGSGKSTLLEIMARLIAPESGEVLLAGKSIFEWKPKNFAQNVAIVHQNNVLPNELTVKELLYFGRLPYKNWRMTQNKEDDLAVERALIRTELTEKADKRIDSLSGGERQRVFVATALVQETPILLLDEPTTFLDMYYQLEILELIKRLNEEEKLTIVMVLHDLNQALTYSDQLIVMKDGEVAAKGDPNELLTTELIAETYGVYVHILDDENTGKYIVPQRRKEI is encoded by the coding sequence ATGGAAGTAAAGGGCGTTAGTTTTAGTTATAATTTGGTAGAACCTACTTTGAAAAATGTCTCGTTTACTATCCAAAAAAATAAAATCAACACCATCGTTGGTCCAAATGGTAGTGGAAAATCAACTTTGTTAGAGATTATGGCGCGTTTAATTGCACCCGAATCAGGGGAAGTTTTATTAGCAGGAAAATCGATTTTTGAATGGAAACCGAAAAATTTTGCTCAAAATGTTGCGATTGTTCATCAGAATAATGTCCTTCCAAATGAATTAACGGTCAAAGAGTTGCTTTATTTTGGTAGACTTCCGTATAAAAACTGGCGAATGACTCAAAATAAAGAAGATGATTTGGCGGTTGAGCGGGCACTGATTCGAACGGAATTAACCGAAAAAGCAGATAAGCGTATTGACAGCTTATCCGGTGGGGAACGGCAGCGAGTTTTTGTTGCAACTGCGTTAGTTCAAGAAACACCGATTTTACTATTAGACGAACCGACCACTTTTCTTGATATGTACTATCAATTGGAAATTTTAGAGTTAATTAAGCGTTTAAATGAAGAAGAAAAACTAACAATTGTAATGGTATTGCATGACTTAAACCAAGCATTAACATATAGCGACCAGTTAATTGTGATGAAAGATGGCGAAGTTGCTGCAAAAGGGGATCCGAATGAACTCTTAACCACAGAATTAATCGCTGAAACATACGGTGTGTATGTTCATATTTTAGATGATGAAAATACAGGTAAGTACATCGTCCCGCAAAGACGAAAGGAGATTTAG
- a CDS encoding FecCD family ABC transporter permease, with amino-acid sequence MTIKQKSYFGIVILLLITTLLWAVQAGSLSISISEFIKGLFTGGNETVDVIIDLRFPRIIIALLAGAALSVSGLLLQAVMRNPLADAGVIGISAGAKFFSFVIILFLPELYFWLPLFSFIGGALACLLVFLFSYRSDFNPLRFIIIGIAINAVFTGLSDALSSQVALISSQTASNTASLAMKKWSDVETLLIYVAIGLICAWVLSKWCNVLGLENKMARGFGVPVNRTRILLALIAVLLASITTAVVGVIAFVGLLVPHIARKLVGGNYQILVPFSILFGALLLLVADTIGRTLFAQMEIPASVIMLIIGGPFLIFLMRKGDFYGSKGR; translated from the coding sequence ATGACAATTAAGCAAAAAAGTTATTTTGGGATAGTTATATTGTTACTAATTACAACGCTTCTTTGGGCGGTTCAAGCTGGTAGTTTGTCGATTTCTATTTCAGAATTTATCAAAGGACTTTTTACTGGCGGGAATGAAACGGTAGATGTCATTATTGATTTGCGATTTCCGAGGATTATTATTGCGCTACTTGCAGGGGCTGCTTTATCTGTTTCGGGATTACTTCTTCAGGCTGTAATGCGCAATCCACTTGCTGATGCGGGAGTAATCGGGATTTCGGCGGGAGCGAAGTTTTTTAGTTTTGTGATTATTTTATTTTTACCGGAATTATACTTTTGGCTGCCACTTTTTTCTTTTATTGGTGGGGCGCTTGCTTGTTTATTGGTGTTTTTATTTAGCTATCGTTCTGATTTTAATCCGCTGCGTTTTATTATTATTGGTATTGCGATTAATGCGGTGTTTACGGGGTTAAGTGACGCTCTTTCTTCGCAGGTAGCGCTTATCTCCAGTCAAACAGCAAGTAATACTGCGAGTTTAGCGATGAAAAAATGGTCTGATGTGGAAACTTTGCTTATTTACGTAGCAATTGGGCTTATTTGCGCATGGGTGCTTTCTAAATGGTGTAATGTTTTGGGGCTTGAAAATAAAATGGCACGCGGTTTTGGTGTTCCGGTAAATCGGACTCGAATCTTGCTTGCACTCATTGCGGTTCTGCTAGCTTCTATTACAACAGCAGTGGTGGGCGTTATTGCGTTTGTTGGTTTATTAGTACCCCATATCGCGAGAAAACTAGTTGGTGGAAACTATCAAATTTTAGTACCATTTTCGATTTTATTTGGGGCGCTTTTACTTCTTGTGGCAGACACGATTGGTAGAACTTTGTTTGCGCAAATGGAAATTCCGGCTTCTGTTATCATGCTAATTATTGGCGGGCCGTTCCTAATCTTTTTAATGCGAAAGGGTGATTTTTATGGAAGTAAAGGGCGTTAG
- the isdE gene encoding heme ABC transporter substrate-binding protein IsdE, whose product MKKIIVICIATVLFLMGCSNEEAAEKQTTQKEQATKIVSTTVAITEIMDKLDLPLVGIPTSSKKLPERYAKVEQVGSPMGPDLEIVRMLKPDVVLSTKTLEADLKAGFAGADLQADFLDFTSIDSMQTEISKLGKDFDRTEEATKLNEDLAAKINQVKKRVSKKKQPSVLILMGVPGSYLVVTENAYIGDLVKIAGGKNVITNQKVEYLASNTEYLQNANPDIILRAAHGMPAEVVKMFDEEFKTNDIWKHFDAVKNNRVYDLDENLFGMTASLNAPAALLEMEKMLYDN is encoded by the coding sequence ATGAAAAAAATCATCGTTATTTGTATAGCGACAGTCTTGTTTTTAATGGGATGTAGTAACGAGGAAGCAGCTGAAAAGCAAACTACTCAAAAAGAACAAGCGACGAAAATCGTGTCTACTACTGTTGCGATTACGGAAATTATGGATAAATTAGATTTACCGCTCGTAGGAATTCCAACCAGTTCAAAAAAATTGCCTGAACGTTATGCGAAAGTGGAGCAGGTTGGGTCGCCGATGGGGCCTGATTTAGAGATTGTTCGGATGTTGAAACCAGATGTGGTGCTATCAACTAAAACGTTAGAAGCTGATTTGAAAGCGGGATTTGCCGGAGCTGATTTACAAGCTGATTTTTTAGACTTTACGAGTATTGATTCGATGCAAACAGAAATTAGCAAGCTTGGAAAAGATTTTGACCGTACTGAAGAAGCGACCAAGTTAAATGAAGACTTAGCAGCTAAAATTAATCAAGTGAAAAAGCGCGTTTCTAAGAAAAAACAGCCTTCTGTCTTAATTCTAATGGGAGTCCCTGGGAGTTATTTGGTCGTAACGGAAAATGCTTATATTGGTGATTTGGTGAAAATTGCTGGTGGGAAAAATGTGATTACCAACCAAAAAGTAGAGTATTTAGCTTCTAATACGGAATATCTACAGAATGCTAATCCAGATATTATTTTGCGTGCCGCACATGGAATGCCAGCGGAAGTCGTGAAAATGTTTGATGAAGAATTTAAAACAAATGATATCTGGAAACATTTTGATGCGGTGAAAAATAATCGGGTATACGATTTAGATGAAAATTTATTTGGAATGACAGCTAGCTTGAATGCGCCAGCTGCTCTTTTAGAAATGGAAAAGATGCTTTATGACAATTAA
- a CDS encoding NEAT domain-containing protein yields MKKLWKKGLVSLLALTLIFQMIPGFTASAADSKLKDGGEYQVQVNFYKDNTGKTTKESSEADKYIDHTATIKVENGQPYMYLTITNSNFWQTMAVSKDGTRPEKPAQAEVYQDSYQDVQTVSTDATNNTRVEKFKLNSLDDIIFSYMHIKVDAINYDHWYQVDLTIDPSSFKVISEPTVTNPITLADGIYTIPFVAKKANDDTNSSMQNYFDNPAWLKVKNGKKTVAMTVNDNKTVTALKTQLAGALQDVKVVSEDKDANTRIVEFEVGDLNQPLAAHVNYEAPFNGSVYKGQADFRYVFDTTKAVAASSYPGTDVTPPVVDPEEPNPPVVTPEKPTTPPVTTPPTTPSKPSVVDPKNLLNNHTYSIDFDVFKDGTTETSMMESYVMKPAVIKVENNQPYVYLTLTNSSWIKTFQFKQDGVWKDMEVVSGDLNKNTRTVKYPVKDGTANTDVKTHVLIENMPGFSYDHEYIVQVKLNEATIKDITGTKVTLKEPVKNDLLNTNNVSNNAGPKLAKPDFDDTKTTDATAENKAEKNAKTSDTSSMAWYVTLFGASFLYLAYRLKRKRLS; encoded by the coding sequence ATGAAGAAACTATGGAAAAAAGGCTTAGTATCTTTGTTAGCATTGACACTTATTTTTCAAATGATACCAGGTTTTACCGCTAGTGCAGCTGACTCAAAGCTAAAGGATGGCGGAGAATATCAAGTTCAGGTGAATTTTTATAAAGATAATACGGGGAAGACAACAAAAGAATCCTCAGAAGCAGATAAATACATTGACCATACTGCAACGATTAAAGTGGAAAATGGTCAACCATATATGTATTTGACGATTACTAATAGCAATTTTTGGCAAACAATGGCAGTTTCAAAAGATGGAACTCGTCCAGAAAAACCTGCTCAAGCAGAAGTTTATCAAGATAGCTACCAAGATGTGCAAACAGTCAGTACGGATGCAACAAATAATACTCGTGTGGAGAAATTTAAACTAAATTCTCTAGATGATATCATCTTTTCTTATATGCATATTAAAGTAGATGCAATTAACTATGATCATTGGTACCAAGTGGATTTAACAATTGATCCAAGTAGTTTCAAAGTTATTTCAGAGCCGACTGTTACAAATCCTATAACACTTGCGGATGGAATTTACACAATTCCTTTTGTAGCCAAAAAAGCAAATGATGATACTAATTCAAGCATGCAAAATTATTTTGATAATCCTGCTTGGTTAAAAGTGAAGAACGGTAAGAAAACAGTTGCAATGACTGTAAACGATAATAAGACTGTGACAGCTTTGAAAACTCAGCTAGCAGGAGCTTTACAGGATGTTAAAGTTGTTTCAGAAGATAAAGATGCAAATACCAGAATTGTTGAATTTGAAGTGGGAGATTTAAATCAACCACTTGCTGCACATGTTAATTATGAAGCGCCATTCAATGGTTCTGTTTATAAAGGACAAGCAGATTTCCGTTATGTATTTGATACTACAAAAGCGGTTGCTGCAAGTTCTTATCCTGGGACTGATGTAACTCCGCCTGTGGTTGACCCTGAGGAGCCAAATCCGCCAGTAGTTACACCGGAAAAACCAACTACGCCTCCAGTAACAACACCGCCAACAACACCGAGCAAACCATCAGTTGTGGATCCAAAGAATTTGTTAAATAACCATACTTATTCCATTGATTTTGATGTGTTTAAGGATGGAACAACAGAAACTTCTATGATGGAAAGCTATGTTATGAAACCTGCTGTGATTAAGGTAGAAAATAACCAGCCGTATGTCTATCTTACTTTAACAAATAGCAGCTGGATTAAAACGTTCCAATTTAAGCAAGATGGCGTTTGGAAAGATATGGAAGTTGTTTCTGGGGATTTAAATAAAAATACTAGAACTGTAAAATATCCTGTGAAAGACGGGACAGCAAATACTGATGTGAAGACGCATGTTTTAATTGAAAATATGCCTGGTTTTTCTTATGATCATGAATATATTGTTCAAGTAAAACTCAATGAAGCGACTATTAAGGACATTACAGGAACAAAAGTAACTTTAAAAGAGCCAGTGAAAAATGATCTTTTAAATACGAATAATGTTTCTAATAATGCTGGACCAAAATTAGCAAAACCTGATTTTGATGATACAAAAACTACGGATGCTACTGCTGAAAATAAAGCAGAAAAAAACGCAAAAACAAGTGATACATCTAGTATGGCATGGTATGTTACATTATTTGGAGCTTCCTTCCTTTATTTAGCTTATCGTTTAAAACGTAAAAGATTAAGTTAA
- the isdC gene encoding heme uptake protein IsdC, which produces MKKLFGLVVFVVLFSFSFLFSGVTAQAALQDGSYSVNYTVLQGDSDSVSMANDYFDKPATVEVEGGKTTVSLQVNHSKWITGLWVEGGAVSVTSNSTANDTRQVQFPVSTLSSPVSAKIKVDIDDDGLNYHHEYQIKLRFDEDSAKSLVAAVKSSDNNTTNEAATSDAKTKVTNPKSSDSSQMFLYGIIFVAAGIGLVLLKRRASFK; this is translated from the coding sequence ATGAAGAAATTATTTGGTTTGGTTGTTTTTGTTGTTTTATTTAGTTTTTCTTTTCTTTTTAGTGGAGTAACAGCACAAGCAGCTCTTCAGGATGGAAGCTATTCGGTTAATTATACGGTGCTTCAAGGGGATAGTGATTCTGTTTCAATGGCGAATGATTATTTTGATAAGCCGGCTACAGTGGAAGTTGAGGGAGGAAAAACTACTGTTAGCTTGCAAGTGAATCATAGCAAATGGATTACTGGGTTATGGGTAGAAGGTGGTGCGGTTAGTGTAACTTCTAATAGCACTGCAAATGATACTAGACAAGTACAATTTCCAGTATCTACTTTAAGTAGTCCAGTTAGCGCGAAGATTAAAGTTGATATTGATGATGATGGATTAAATTATCACCATGAGTATCAAATTAAGTTGCGTTTTGATGAAGATTCGGCAAAATCACTTGTTGCTGCTGTAAAATCATCTGATAATAACACCACAAATGAAGCGGCTACAAGTGACGCGAAAACCAAAGTAACAAACCCAAAATCAAGTGACTCAAGCCAAATGTTCTTATATGGAATTATTTTTGTTGCAGCGGGAATAGGATTAGTTTTACTAAAAAGACGAGCAAGTTTTAAATAA
- a CDS encoding DUF3116 family protein → MVFEDEKLLREVLLFVKNVDTKINDMSLEVIDFGELQNYTKNEVFLKLYWLEENGYLSRNNKLAEKRYTLTLKGNFLYDRMFS, encoded by the coding sequence ATGGTATTTGAAGATGAAAAGTTACTGCGAGAAGTGCTTCTTTTTGTCAAAAATGTCGATACAAAAATCAATGATATGTCGCTAGAAGTTATTGATTTTGGAGAACTTCAAAATTATACGAAAAATGAAGTGTTCCTAAAACTCTACTGGTTGGAGGAGAATGGGTATTTATCGCGAAACAATAAACTAGCTGAGAAACGTTATACATTAACTTTAAAAGGAAACTTTTTGTATGATCGGATGTTTTCTTGA
- the pepF gene encoding oligoendopeptidase F, with product MSKTNALPLREEVPENLTWDLTSIYANDEAWEEAFVQLQKIAEESTKFKGRLADNSQTLYEALQFRDKAYDLISNLYVYAHLKMDQDTANAKYQGLHSRAGSLVTKLMSALSYYDPEILAMDESVLKQFLEENQDLQLYSHLLEELNLSRPYILSEKEEALLANAGEVLGSSSNTFNTLNNADMKFPTIKNEDGEEIEITHGRYGKLLESNLLRVRREAFLGVYSVYEGLKNTLASTLNGQVKKSNFYASTRGYKSAREAALSNNHIPETVYDSLLKSVNENANLLHRYVKLRKELLGLEELHMYDLYTPLSDDVNLEFSYDEAKELVLEALKPLGEEYQSILKEAFDSRWIDVMENKGKRSGAYSSGSYSTNPYILLNWQDNINNVYTLAHELGHSVHSYYTRENQPFVYGDYSIFLAEVASTTNENLLTDYLLKKYDDPKVRAYLLNHYLDGFKGTVFRQTQFAEFEHAVHQADQNGVALTADYLTETYFDINKKYYGEEMVYDEEIGYEWSRIPHFYMNYYVFQYATGFSAASALSAKILTEGQPAITAYIDFLKAGSSDYPIDVLKKAGVDMATPDPVDDALKVFAQRLDELEKLVK from the coding sequence ATGAGTAAAACAAACGCATTACCACTAAGAGAAGAAGTGCCAGAAAATTTAACTTGGGACTTAACGTCAATTTATGCAAATGATGAAGCTTGGGAGGAAGCATTTGTACAATTGCAAAAGATAGCAGAAGAGAGTACTAAATTTAAAGGACGTTTAGCGGATAATAGTCAAACACTATACGAAGCATTGCAATTTCGCGATAAAGCTTATGATTTGATTAGTAACCTGTATGTATATGCTCATTTAAAGATGGATCAAGATACAGCTAATGCAAAATATCAGGGCCTACATAGTCGAGCTGGTAGTTTAGTCACAAAATTGATGTCAGCATTATCTTATTATGATCCAGAGATTTTAGCTATGGATGAAAGTGTGTTAAAACAATTTTTGGAAGAGAATCAAGACTTACAGTTATACTCGCATCTTTTAGAAGAGCTAAATCTTAGCAGACCTTATATTTTAAGTGAAAAAGAAGAAGCTCTACTTGCTAATGCGGGTGAAGTTCTTGGAAGCTCCTCGAATACGTTTAACACGTTAAATAATGCAGATATGAAATTTCCAACAATTAAAAACGAAGATGGTGAAGAGATAGAAATCACGCATGGTCGTTATGGTAAGTTATTAGAAAGTAATCTTCTACGTGTTCGTAGAGAGGCTTTTCTAGGTGTATATTCCGTTTATGAAGGTTTGAAAAATACGCTTGCTTCTACACTAAATGGACAAGTAAAAAAATCTAATTTTTATGCTTCTACTCGTGGCTATAAGTCTGCACGTGAAGCTGCATTATCAAATAACCATATTCCTGAAACAGTGTATGATTCATTGCTTAAGTCTGTAAATGAAAATGCTAATTTACTTCACCGATATGTAAAATTGCGTAAAGAATTATTAGGTTTAGAAGAGTTGCATATGTATGATCTTTATACTCCATTATCAGATGATGTTAATTTGGAATTTAGTTATGATGAGGCGAAAGAACTTGTACTTGAAGCATTAAAACCACTTGGTGAAGAATACCAATCAATTCTGAAAGAAGCTTTTGATAGTCGTTGGATTGATGTGATGGAAAATAAAGGCAAACGTAGTGGTGCTTATTCATCAGGTTCTTATAGCACAAATCCTTATATTTTATTGAATTGGCAAGATAATATTAATAATGTGTATACACTTGCGCATGAACTTGGACATAGTGTGCATAGTTACTATACAAGAGAAAATCAGCCTTTCGTCTATGGAGATTATTCGATTTTCTTGGCAGAAGTTGCATCAACAACAAATGAGAACCTTTTGACGGATTACTTGTTAAAAAAATATGATGATCCAAAAGTTCGCGCATATTTACTCAACCACTATTTGGATGGATTCAAAGGAACTGTTTTCCGTCAGACGCAATTTGCTGAGTTTGAGCATGCGGTTCACCAAGCTGATCAAAATGGTGTAGCTTTGACGGCAGATTATTTAACTGAAACGTATTTTGACATTAATAAAAAATATTATGGTGAGGAAATGGTCTATGATGAAGAGATTGGTTATGAATGGTCTCGGATTCCTCATTTCTATATGAACTATTATGTATTTCAGTATGCAACTGGGTTTTCAGCTGCCTCTGCGCTTAGTGCAAAAATTTTAACAGAAGGGCAACCTGCTATAACTGCATATATCGACTTTTTGAAAGCGGGTAGTTCTGATTATCCTATTGATGTACTTAAGAAAGCAGGCGTTGACATGGCGACTCCAGATCCAGTGGATGATGCTTTAAAAGTATTCGCTCAACGGTTAGATGAATTAGAAAAACTTGTTAAATAA
- a CDS encoding competence protein CoiA family protein, with translation MIIIFTARNNQGETFTITKMNVDRIRQEDKLFCKACLSPVIIKAGEIKIPHFAHEKSTKCAFASEGESQQHLLAKSQLMSWFCYQGIAVDLECYFPTITRQADIFVNHTSVIEFQCSSVPISELVRRTMDYLSLELDVYWILGQPIRKERGRIYLTAFQLAFIQSEPKLGYHFWHYSPEKEIFTLFYHLTFEKGRSFFASEMQFSLKENLNDWKRKIARIISRAAYVKRDRGLERQKICFYYAKFKKHGQFMKKLYNAGYYLHYLPKEVGVDLAEQFLVITPAIEWQFDLWDSFFNRLEKGDTFSEAYFFEKFRLVVTKVSTIWLPPDEYLKLVLAYIDYLVETGVLGVIPENRYRMKREMVCIHEAVH, from the coding sequence GTGATTATTATTTTTACAGCAAGAAATAACCAAGGAGAAACTTTTACTATTACTAAAATGAATGTAGATCGAATTCGTCAAGAAGATAAGTTATTCTGTAAAGCATGTTTATCTCCAGTAATTATTAAAGCAGGAGAAATTAAAATACCACATTTTGCCCATGAGAAATCAACTAAGTGTGCATTTGCGTCGGAAGGTGAAAGTCAACAACACTTACTAGCTAAGAGTCAATTAATGTCTTGGTTTTGTTACCAAGGTATCGCTGTAGACTTAGAGTGTTATTTTCCAACAATTACTAGACAAGCAGATATATTTGTAAATCATACGTCTGTGATTGAGTTTCAATGTTCTTCTGTACCAATTAGCGAGCTAGTTAGACGGACGATGGACTATTTATCTCTTGAGTTAGATGTTTATTGGATTCTCGGGCAACCTATTAGAAAAGAACGAGGAAGGATTTATTTAACTGCATTTCAACTAGCATTTATACAATCTGAACCAAAACTTGGTTACCATTTTTGGCATTATTCACCAGAAAAAGAAATTTTTACGTTATTCTATCATTTAACATTTGAAAAAGGACGATCATTTTTTGCTAGTGAAATGCAGTTTTCGTTAAAGGAAAATTTGAATGACTGGAAGCGGAAAATAGCGCGAATAATTTCAAGGGCTGCTTATGTAAAGAGAGACAGAGGATTAGAACGACAAAAAATTTGCTTTTATTATGCAAAATTTAAAAAGCATGGTCAATTTATGAAAAAATTATATAATGCTGGCTACTATTTACATTATTTACCAAAAGAGGTTGGAGTTGACTTAGCGGAGCAATTTTTGGTTATTACGCCAGCAATTGAATGGCAATTTGATTTGTGGGATAGTTTTTTTAATAGACTTGAAAAAGGCGATACATTTAGTGAAGCATATTTTTTTGAGAAGTTTCGATTAGTAGTTACAAAGGTGAGTACAATTTGGCTCCCGCCTGATGAGTACCTAAAGTTAGTTTTAGCTTACATTGATTATTTAGTTGAGACGGGAGTGTTAGGAGTGATACCTGAAAATCGCTATCGAATGAAACGTGAGATGGTATGTATTCATGAGGCAGTTCATTAA
- the mecA gene encoding adaptor protein MecA, producing MEIERINEDTIKFYISYLDLEERGFNQEDVWYDREKSEELFWDMMDELKYEEEFSPEGPLWIQVQALKHGLEVFVTKATIGGKGEGGFDVTLNSPDELAEEKIEKLLEENFNPVKKETLGEDDTLEFILEFGDFEDVISLSRAIGLENLVTKLYSYQGKYYLNVEFPENKYDESNIDNAVSILLEYGLESNLTGYMLAEYGKIIFDVPALKQVREYF from the coding sequence ATGGAAATTGAACGAATTAATGAAGATACTATTAAGTTTTATATCTCTTATCTGGATTTAGAAGAGCGAGGTTTTAACCAAGAAGATGTTTGGTATGATCGCGAGAAAAGTGAAGAACTTTTCTGGGATATGATGGATGAGCTGAAATATGAAGAAGAGTTCTCTCCAGAAGGTCCACTCTGGATACAAGTCCAAGCTTTGAAACATGGCTTAGAAGTATTTGTAACAAAAGCTACAATTGGTGGAAAAGGTGAGGGTGGCTTTGATGTCACGCTAAACTCCCCAGATGAGCTTGCAGAAGAAAAAATCGAAAAACTACTCGAAGAAAACTTCAATCCAGTTAAGAAAGAAACGCTTGGGGAAGATGATACACTAGAGTTTATTTTAGAGTTCGGTGATTTTGAAGATGTAATTTCATTATCTCGCGCAATAGGGCTAGAAAACCTAGTGACTAAGCTTTACTCGTATCAAGGTAAGTATTATTTGAATGTAGAATTTCCTGAAAATAAATATGACGAATCTAACATTGACAATGCCGTAAGTATATTACTTGAGTACGGTTTAGAGTCGAATTTAACTGGTTATATGCTAGCAGAATACGGGAAAATCATTTTTGATGTTCCTGCATTAAAGCAAGTAAGAGAATACTTTTAA
- the spxA gene encoding transcriptional regulator SpxA, translating to MVTLYTSPSCTSCRKARAWLEEHDIPYKERNIFSEPLSLDEIKEILRMTEDGTDEIISTRSKTFQKLNVDLDSLPLQQLFELIQKNPGLLRRPIIIDEKRLQVGYNEDEIRRFLPRRVRTYQLREAQKMVN from the coding sequence ATGGTAACGTTATACACTTCACCTAGTTGCACATCTTGCCGAAAAGCTCGTGCATGGTTGGAAGAACATGATATCCCTTATAAGGAAAGAAACATTTTTTCCGAGCCACTTAGTTTGGATGAGATTAAAGAAATTCTTCGTATGACTGAGGACGGAACAGATGAAATTATTTCCACTCGTTCGAAAACTTTCCAAAAGTTGAACGTGGATTTAGATAGTCTTCCTTTACAACAACTATTTGAATTAATCCAGAAAAATCCTGGCTTATTAAGACGTCCTATTATTATTGATGAGAAACGTTTGCAAGTTGGGTACAATGAAGATGAAATTCGCCGTTTCTTACCGCGCCGAGTACGTACGTATCAATTACGTGAAGCGCAAAAAATGGTTAACTAA